A part of Paenibacillus donghaensis genomic DNA contains:
- a CDS encoding response regulator transcription factor yields MYTILIADDESEIVELLQLYLEKEYNILQAQNGNEALKLIKSHTIDLAILDIMMPGMDGLQLLKRIRENDHFPVLFLSAKSQDHDKILGLGLGADDYISKPFNPLEIVARVGSMLRRVHQFDAPAVQEKKEQIVLGQLTLDRSSCQVHVSGEPVALTSTEYKILELLMEQPGRVLTRKKIYEAVWEDFYVYEDNSIMVHISNIRDKIERDSKKPEYLKTIRGLGYKIEAPVEK; encoded by the coding sequence ATGTATACTATTCTGATTGCTGATGATGAATCGGAGATTGTAGAGCTGCTGCAGCTATATCTGGAGAAGGAATATAACATTCTGCAGGCGCAGAACGGGAACGAGGCCTTGAAGCTGATAAAGAGCCACACCATTGATCTGGCAATTCTTGATATTATGATGCCGGGCATGGACGGGCTGCAGCTGCTCAAGCGAATCCGTGAGAATGATCATTTTCCAGTGTTGTTTCTTTCGGCCAAAAGCCAGGATCATGATAAAATCCTCGGACTGGGACTGGGCGCGGACGATTATATCTCCAAGCCGTTTAATCCGCTGGAAATCGTCGCCCGTGTAGGGTCCATGCTGCGGCGGGTGCATCAGTTCGATGCTCCGGCGGTACAAGAGAAGAAGGAGCAAATCGTGCTTGGACAGTTGACACTGGACCGGAGCAGCTGCCAGGTTCATGTGTCTGGAGAACCGGTAGCGCTAACCTCTACCGAGTACAAAATTCTCGAGCTGCTGATGGAACAGCCGGGCCGGGTTCTAACTCGCAAGAAAATTTATGAGGCGGTCTGGGAAGACTTCTATGTCTATGAGGATAACAGTATTATGGTGCATATCAGCAATATCCGCGACAAGATCGAGCGTGATTCCAAGAAACCGGAATACCTGAAGACGATCAGGGGATTGGGGTACAAAATTGAAGCACCCGTGGAAAAGTAG
- a CDS encoding LLM class flavin-dependent oxidoreductase has translation MTKPKQLKLGALLHGVGGSTSMWRHPDAKPDASVNFELYKQWVKKAEEGKLDLIFIADGLYINEKSIPHFLNRFEPLTLLSALAGVSSRIGLVGTLSTSYSEPFTVARQFGSLDVISGGRAGWNVVTSPLEGSALNYSKKEHPDHGKRYRIAAEYLEVTRGLWDSWEDGAFVRDKETGVFFDPQKMHTLDHQGEFFSVKGPLNIARSKQGGPVIFQAGSSEVGKNYASKEADAIFTGHDTLEEGREFYRDVKSRVASSGRNPDEVLIFPGIAPILGDTPEEAERKYQEVAGLVTIENALNYLGRFFEHHDFSQYPLDEPFPELGDLGRNSFQSGTDKIKRNAREQGLTLREVALQSATPRSGFIGTPVQVADQIQEWFESGAADGFMLAAAVPNGLEEFVDRVVPILQERGLFRTEYESDTLRGNLGLAIPANRYAEVSETVGKA, from the coding sequence ATGACGAAGCCTAAACAACTGAAGCTGGGGGCCTTGCTGCATGGAGTCGGGGGAAGCACTTCGATGTGGCGTCATCCTGACGCTAAGCCGGATGCCAGTGTCAATTTTGAACTATACAAGCAGTGGGTGAAGAAGGCGGAGGAAGGCAAGCTGGATCTGATCTTCATCGCAGACGGCTTGTATATCAATGAGAAATCGATTCCCCATTTCCTGAACCGCTTTGAGCCGCTAACTCTGCTTAGTGCGCTTGCAGGAGTCAGCAGCAGAATCGGTCTGGTAGGCACATTGTCGACCTCCTACAGTGAGCCCTTCACCGTGGCGCGCCAATTCGGATCACTCGATGTGATCAGCGGCGGACGTGCAGGCTGGAATGTGGTGACCTCTCCGCTGGAAGGCTCCGCGCTCAATTACAGCAAGAAGGAGCATCCGGACCATGGCAAGCGCTACCGGATTGCTGCAGAATATCTGGAAGTGACGCGCGGACTGTGGGATTCGTGGGAAGACGGCGCGTTTGTGCGGGACAAGGAGACAGGCGTGTTTTTTGATCCGCAGAAGATGCATACACTGGATCATCAAGGTGAATTCTTCTCGGTCAAAGGGCCGCTGAATATCGCACGTTCGAAGCAGGGGGGACCGGTTATTTTTCAAGCAGGTTCTTCTGAGGTTGGCAAAAACTACGCTTCAAAGGAAGCGGATGCCATCTTCACCGGACACGATACACTGGAGGAAGGGCGGGAGTTCTACAGGGATGTGAAATCACGTGTGGCTTCCTCCGGCCGAAATCCCGATGAGGTATTGATCTTTCCCGGAATCGCGCCGATCCTGGGCGATACACCGGAGGAAGCGGAGCGCAAATACCAGGAGGTTGCCGGACTTGTGACGATTGAGAATGCGCTGAATTATCTGGGCAGATTCTTTGAGCATCATGATTTCTCGCAATATCCGCTGGATGAGCCTTTCCCGGAGCTGGGGGATTTGGGCAGAAACAGCTTCCAGAGCGGCACGGACAAGATTAAGAGAAATGCCAGGGAACAGGGGCTGACCCTGCGCGAGGTCGCACTTCAATCCGCCACACCGCGCAGCGGCTTCATTGGAACACCGGTACAGGTTGCGGATCAGATTCAGGAATGGTTCGAGAGCGGAGCTGCGGATGGATTTATGCTGGCGGCAGCCGTGCCGAACGGGCTGGAAGAATTCGTCGACCGTGTGGTGCCCATTCTGCAGGAGCGGGGATTGTTCCGGACTGAATACGAAAGCGATACGCTGCGTGGCAATCTCGGTCTGGCCATTCCGGCGAACCGTTATGCAGAGGTTTCGGAGACGGTGGGGAAAGCTTGA
- a CDS encoding AI-2E family transporter, translating into MAKLNLFIRICIAVLLVLGIVYVGAQVKFIFTPVLSLFRVAIVPLMLAVFFYYLLRPLIDLLESRKLNRTLAILLLYVFIAILLLAFSVGVWPSLQDQLMNLGNNMPSVFAAVGEQLTKLEDSKLLSSFIPPDMNPTGQLMEYLNKGFSLMTNYVSELFSFVSNFAIVLFTFPILLFYMLKEGGKFGKKVVSIFPRRYHEEGTEVVAEIDGALSGFIVGRVLVNLALGVLMYIGFLIIGLPYALLLTLVAVLMNFIPFIGAILSAVPILIIGLIESPSTALWSIVVVLVAQQIQDNLVAPYIFGKSLDIHPLTTIILVLAGGDFGGIIGILLIIPVYMMLKIISVKLYQRFIRQREQHQQQSVEPGE; encoded by the coding sequence ATGGCCAAATTAAATTTGTTTATCCGCATTTGTATCGCTGTACTGCTAGTGCTGGGAATTGTCTACGTCGGCGCACAGGTGAAGTTTATTTTTACACCGGTTCTATCCTTGTTTCGTGTGGCCATTGTGCCCCTTATGCTGGCGGTATTCTTCTATTATCTGCTGCGGCCGCTGATTGATCTGCTGGAATCACGCAAGTTGAACCGGACGTTGGCGATCCTGCTGCTCTATGTATTCATAGCCATTCTGCTGCTCGCATTCAGTGTAGGGGTATGGCCTTCTCTGCAAGATCAGCTGATGAATCTGGGCAATAATATGCCCAGTGTGTTCGCGGCAGTGGGTGAGCAACTGACGAAGCTGGAGGACAGCAAGCTGCTGTCTTCGTTTATTCCGCCGGACATGAATCCGACAGGCCAACTGATGGAATATTTGAACAAAGGTTTCTCGCTGATGACGAATTATGTATCGGAGCTTTTCTCTTTTGTATCGAATTTCGCGATTGTGCTGTTCACCTTTCCGATTCTGTTGTTCTATATGCTTAAGGAAGGTGGGAAGTTTGGCAAGAAAGTGGTGAGCATCTTCCCCAGACGCTACCATGAGGAGGGAACGGAAGTGGTTGCCGAAATCGACGGGGCGCTGAGCGGATTTATTGTAGGCAGGGTGCTTGTGAATCTGGCGCTTGGCGTGTTGATGTATATCGGCTTTCTCATCATCGGTCTGCCTTATGCACTGCTCTTGACACTGGTTGCCGTGCTGATGAATTTTATTCCTTTTATCGGAGCCATTCTGTCCGCCGTGCCGATCCTTATCATCGGCTTGATCGAGTCGCCTTCGACGGCGCTTTGGTCCATCGTGGTTGTGCTTGTCGCACAGCAGATTCAGGATAACCTGGTGGCACCCTATATTTTTGGAAAAAGCCTGGATATCCATCCGCTGACTACGATCATTCTGGTATTGGCCGGAGGTGACTTTGGCGGTATTATTGGCATACTCCTGATTATTCCGGTGTATATGATGCTCAAAATTATATCAGTTAAGCTATATCAGCGGTTTATCCGGCAGCGCGAGCAGCACCAGCAGCAGTCTGTGGAGCCGGGGGAATAA
- a CDS encoding DegV family protein, with amino-acid sequence MPIKIITDSGSDLPLEVAEQFNIDIIHLPVHFGHERMPEDTDIQTFYAKMRKSEVLPKTASPSPQVFLDTFKKVEAGTDIMVICMSSNISSTFQTAMIAKEMYEEEGHPNAIEIMDSKNFSGGQALIVATAAKGSLTCSSLEELKLMILDKIEAVNAYFTLHTLENVIKGGRMNRLSGAVASVLNIKLLLKISEEGTVEVMEKTRGISKALTHLLDKLDGKQHDYDKAMIAIVHSNCEQLALQIKELILDKHPFKEILLSCMGPVMGTYAGEGGIGVAF; translated from the coding sequence ATGCCCATCAAAATTATTACGGATAGCGGTTCTGATTTGCCTCTTGAGGTTGCTGAACAGTTCAATATTGACATCATTCATTTACCGGTTCATTTCGGGCATGAGCGGATGCCGGAAGATACGGATATCCAAACGTTTTATGCCAAAATGCGTAAATCGGAAGTGCTGCCGAAGACAGCCAGTCCCAGTCCGCAGGTATTCCTAGATACATTTAAAAAAGTGGAAGCGGGCACCGATATCATGGTCATATGTATGTCATCCAACATTAGCAGCACTTTTCAGACCGCGATGATAGCCAAGGAAATGTATGAAGAAGAAGGCCATCCGAATGCGATTGAAATTATGGATTCAAAGAATTTTTCCGGGGGGCAGGCCCTCATTGTGGCTACGGCGGCGAAAGGGTCGCTGACCTGCTCCAGTCTGGAAGAGCTCAAGCTGATGATCCTGGACAAAATCGAAGCTGTGAACGCGTACTTTACACTCCATACATTGGAGAATGTAATTAAGGGCGGACGGATGAACCGGTTGTCAGGCGCGGTGGCTTCCGTGCTGAACATCAAGCTGCTCCTGAAGATCAGCGAAGAGGGAACGGTTGAGGTCATGGAGAAGACAAGGGGGATTTCCAAGGCGCTCACCCATCTGCTGGACAAACTTGATGGCAAGCAGCATGATTATGATAAAGCTATGATTGCCATTGTGCACAGCAATTGTGAGCAACTGGCGCTGCAGATTAAGGAGCTTATTCTGGATAAGCATCCTTTCAAAGAGATATTGCTATCCTGTATGGGGCCGGTAATGGGTACTTATGCGGGTGAAGGCGGGATCGGCGTAGCCTTTTAG
- a CDS encoding DinB family protein has protein sequence MSNLQIHDYLHTHQQLSQALEELTPEQLHWKAEPANWSITEVLAHLADHSIVVSFRIRDILADTLVRLPVFNQDAWVSGQHANQGEASDSLELVRSLLHYNSLLFSRLDAEEWNKSGINAKGQAVSIADIVQSFTGHVQTHLAQIERIKQAGAAVS, from the coding sequence ATGAGCAATCTTCAAATTCATGATTACCTGCATACTCATCAGCAGCTATCACAAGCACTGGAGGAATTGACCCCAGAACAGCTGCACTGGAAAGCAGAGCCGGCCAACTGGAGCATCACCGAGGTGCTTGCACATTTAGCCGATCACAGCATCGTCGTGTCCTTCCGCATCCGCGACATTCTGGCCGACACGCTGGTACGGCTGCCGGTATTTAATCAGGATGCCTGGGTAAGCGGACAACATGCCAATCAAGGAGAGGCATCAGACAGCCTGGAGCTTGTGCGCAGTCTGCTTCATTATAACAGCCTGCTGTTTAGCAGACTTGATGCAGAGGAATGGAACAAAAGCGGGATTAATGCCAAGGGCCAGGCCGTCAGCATTGCAGATATTGTCCAGAGTTTTACGGGCCATGTCCAGACACATCTGGCTCAGATCGAACGGATCAAGCAAGCCGGAGCTGCTGTTTCTTGA
- a CDS encoding sensor histidine kinase, producing MKHPWKSRDNRPLQTSLTLDFLLFNCMLMLLVLGVYLFIQKDITHLILDRLIPDPNLSVEAGDYLEEQGEGPQSTRLLQSGGWLEILDSGKGVIRVIGEKQDQVLAYEEKSLYLGLENRSDQPFYYSIAKVEGDAQAAWLLLKIPRDVIKISINNEMLVSYLNHSVFFYVFLVSGLVLILIFVYSYWVTRRIKKPLRVLNLGMKQMMEGHYNTRITLYAETEFLRIGQSFNYMADVIEKTTEEKRQAEKSKQRLIVDLSHDLRTPITSIQGYAQALIEGRVTDPERKTKYLNYIHSKSVQVTKLIQHMLELLKLDSPDFILRTERLELGDHLREIIADTYGEIEQKEFQLQLQVPEEEVYAHYDPELFASVINNLISNALAYNPEGTRLRVTVIQEDTKVRIEIADNGVGIPRELWSTIFDPFVRGDEARTASGGTGLGLSIAKKNTEKMGGSLELESREDEPTVFTIRVPR from the coding sequence TTGAAGCACCCGTGGAAAAGTAGGGATAACCGACCGCTGCAGACGTCGCTCACACTCGATTTCCTGCTATTCAACTGTATGCTGATGCTGCTCGTGCTGGGGGTTTACCTGTTCATCCAAAAGGATATCACTCATCTGATTCTTGACCGGCTGATCCCCGATCCGAATCTGTCTGTCGAAGCTGGTGACTACCTCGAAGAGCAGGGGGAGGGCCCGCAGAGCACCCGGCTGCTGCAGAGCGGAGGCTGGCTGGAGATCCTTGATTCCGGCAAAGGGGTCATCCGTGTCATTGGAGAGAAGCAGGACCAGGTCCTTGCCTATGAGGAAAAGAGCCTCTATCTGGGACTGGAGAACCGCAGTGATCAGCCCTTCTACTACTCGATTGCCAAAGTGGAGGGAGACGCCCAGGCTGCCTGGCTACTGCTGAAGATTCCCCGTGACGTGATCAAAATATCAATTAATAATGAAATGCTGGTTTCCTATCTGAACCATTCCGTATTTTTCTATGTATTTCTAGTCAGCGGGTTGGTCCTCATACTGATCTTTGTATACAGCTATTGGGTCACGAGGCGGATCAAGAAGCCGCTGCGGGTTCTGAATCTTGGCATGAAGCAGATGATGGAAGGGCATTACAACACACGGATTACGCTCTACGCGGAGACGGAATTTCTGCGGATCGGCCAGAGCTTCAATTACATGGCAGATGTAATTGAGAAGACCACGGAAGAGAAGCGGCAGGCCGAGAAAAGCAAGCAGCGTCTGATAGTGGATCTGTCCCATGACCTGAGAACACCGATAACAAGTATTCAGGGTTATGCGCAGGCCCTTATCGAAGGCCGCGTCACCGACCCTGAACGGAAGACAAAATACTTGAATTATATACACAGCAAATCCGTTCAGGTGACGAAGCTGATTCAGCATATGCTGGAGCTGCTCAAGCTGGACTCGCCAGATTTCATCCTTCGCACAGAACGCCTGGAGCTGGGAGATCACCTGCGGGAGATTATTGCAGATACCTACGGCGAAATTGAGCAAAAAGAGTTCCAGCTTCAGCTGCAGGTTCCTGAAGAAGAGGTGTATGCCCATTATGATCCGGAGCTGTTCGCCAGCGTCATCAACAATCTGATCTCTAATGCACTGGCCTACAATCCTGAAGGGACCCGCCTGCGGGTAACGGTTATTCAGGAAGATACCAAGGTTCGTATTGAAATTGCCGATAACGGAGTGGGCATTCCCAGAGAACTCTGGTCTACGATCTTTGATCCGTTTGTGCGGGGAGATGAAGCCCGGACGGCAAGCGGTGGAACGGGGCTCGGTCTATCCATCGCGAAGAAAAACACGGAGAAGATGGGCGGCTCACTGGAGCTGGAGAGCAGGGAGGATGAGCCGACGGTGTTCACAATCCGGGTTCCGAGGTAG
- a CDS encoding LacI family DNA-binding transcriptional regulator encodes MGKKRVTSFDVAKLAGVSRSVVSAVINGTPGIGVGAETREIVLAAIRELNYHVDAQARSMKTGRSMSLAAYGDTRHPLFTRLLEGMQRECEANGYHILLCSPGHRAGGEGRAELLNLYHQKKIDGIVTLDNTSYADGDWAAQVSAAGVPYVSVEGYAETEGVYSVLADYYGSVETALNYLLRGGADGQQAPRYAEVYHGASRDNWAERNRRGAYRGWCEARGMQPVILAVEEQRGEWPEVLERLAAAGGALPPLLVNWSSDVPALYRAAHKLGLRIGEDLRVMAADNTIQGHRLSLPSLSCVEIPYVRMGEEAVRCIRQQLERREGQQPHKIWLPAVLRAGESA; translated from the coding sequence ATGGGCAAAAAAAGAGTCACCAGTTTCGATGTAGCCAAACTGGCGGGGGTCTCCCGCAGCGTGGTTTCAGCTGTGATCAACGGCACGCCGGGGATTGGCGTGGGCGCAGAAACACGTGAAATTGTGCTGGCGGCGATCCGCGAGCTGAACTATCACGTGGATGCCCAGGCCCGCAGCATGAAGACAGGCCGGAGCATGAGTCTGGCCGCGTACGGGGATACGCGCCATCCGCTGTTTACCCGGCTGCTGGAGGGAATGCAGCGGGAGTGTGAGGCGAACGGGTATCATATTCTGCTCTGCTCGCCGGGCCACCGGGCCGGTGGGGAAGGAAGAGCAGAGCTGCTGAACCTGTATCACCAGAAGAAGATCGACGGCATCGTCACGCTGGATAACACCAGCTATGCTGATGGCGACTGGGCTGCGCAGGTCAGCGCAGCTGGAGTTCCATATGTCTCCGTGGAAGGCTACGCGGAGACGGAGGGCGTATACTCCGTGCTGGCCGATTATTACGGCAGCGTGGAGACGGCCTTGAATTACCTGCTGCGCGGGGGAGCGGATGGGCAGCAGGCACCGCGCTACGCCGAGGTCTACCACGGCGCCAGCCGGGACAACTGGGCGGAGCGTAACCGCCGCGGGGCCTACCGCGGCTGGTGCGAGGCGCGGGGCATGCAGCCGGTCATTCTCGCTGTCGAAGAACAGCGGGGAGAATGGCCGGAGGTGCTGGAGCGGCTCGCGGCGGCAGGCGGTGCGCTGCCGCCGCTGCTGGTCAATTGGTCCAGCGATGTGCCCGCGCTGTACCGGGCAGCCCATAAGCTGGGCCTGCGCATCGGGGAAGACCTGCGGGTCATGGCCGCGGACAACACCATCCAGGGACACCGGCTGAGCCTGCCGTCCCTGAGCTGTGTGGAAATCCCCTATGTGCGCATGGGGGAAGAAGCCGTGCGCTGCATCCGGCAGCAGTTGGAGCGCCGGGAGGGTCAGCAGCCGCACAAGATTTGGCTGCCCGCGGTACTGAGGGCGGGAGAAAGCGCGTAA